A genome region from Deinococcus depolymerans includes the following:
- the recQ gene encoding DNA helicase RecQ yields the protein MSAPAASTTHDTAALNVLKRVWGYDAFRGVQADIVRTVAGGGNALVLMPTGGGKSLCYQVPSLLRPGVGVIVSPLIALMKDQVDTLRALGVRAAFLNSTLSLDGVREVESALMRGDLDLLYVAPERLLLPRTLDLLDRAPVALFAVDEAHCVSQWGHDFRPEYQGLNVLPDRYPHIPRLALTATADDRTRADILNVLQLGGAPQFISSFDRPNIQYRVANKEGPKTQLLDFINAEHRGDAGIVYCLSRKSVEETARWLQTQGVDAVAYHAGLPPRERNSAQERFLNEEGLVVVATVAFGMGIDKPNVRFVAHLDLPKSMEGYYQETGRAGRDGLPSTAWMVYGLADVVNVRRMLASSDAPEEVKRVEAAKLDALLTYCEAATCRRQVLLSYFGEELPAPCGNCDTCLNPPSVRDATREAQMALSAVIRTGNRFGAAHLTDVLMGHATERVVSLGHHQLPTFAVGAAHDEKYWRGLLRQLVSLGYLAAGEHHGLSATGKARAILKGEQTLALREDTLAPRPSKRDRDRARSGPGRAPVAAADQPLFEALRAWRLERARAQGVPPYVVFTDATLKAVCDLKPTSHALLGTVSGVGQRKLADYGDEVVQIVRDHLTGTPAPQASPQERGVRENSAVLGVLRGAVPSAPRPGTPVPSTPALLDAPPTLSATARPDLTDRVADALRDLRRDLTRETGLSAYVVFTNATLDALADRQPQSVAALADIPGLGPKRLENYGERIVQAIRSVTEGGVTGE from the coding sequence ATGTCTGCTCCTGCCGCGTCCACCACCCACGACACCGCCGCCCTGAACGTCCTCAAGCGCGTGTGGGGCTACGACGCCTTCCGGGGCGTGCAGGCCGACATCGTCCGCACGGTCGCGGGCGGCGGCAACGCCCTGGTCCTCATGCCCACCGGCGGCGGCAAGAGCCTGTGCTACCAGGTGCCCAGCCTGCTGCGCCCCGGCGTGGGCGTGATCGTCTCGCCGCTGATCGCGCTGATGAAGGACCAGGTGGACACCCTGCGGGCGCTCGGCGTGCGGGCCGCGTTCCTGAACTCCACCCTGTCCCTGGACGGCGTGCGCGAGGTCGAATCGGCCCTCATGCGCGGCGACCTGGACCTGCTGTACGTCGCGCCGGAACGCCTGCTGCTGCCGCGCACGCTGGACCTGCTCGACCGCGCACCCGTCGCGCTGTTCGCGGTGGACGAGGCGCACTGCGTCTCCCAGTGGGGGCACGACTTCCGGCCCGAGTACCAGGGCCTGAACGTGCTGCCCGACCGCTACCCGCACATTCCGCGCCTCGCGCTGACCGCCACGGCCGACGACCGCACCCGCGCCGACATCCTGAACGTCCTGCAGCTGGGCGGCGCGCCGCAGTTCATCAGTTCCTTCGACCGCCCGAACATCCAGTACCGCGTGGCGAACAAGGAAGGCCCCAAGACGCAGCTGCTGGACTTCATCAACGCCGAGCACCGCGGCGACGCCGGCATCGTGTACTGCCTGTCGCGCAAGAGTGTCGAGGAGACCGCCCGCTGGCTCCAGACGCAGGGCGTGGACGCCGTCGCCTACCACGCGGGCCTCCCGCCACGCGAACGCAACAGCGCCCAGGAACGCTTCCTGAACGAGGAGGGACTGGTCGTGGTCGCCACCGTCGCCTTCGGCATGGGCATCGACAAACCCAACGTGCGCTTCGTGGCGCACCTGGACCTACCCAAGAGCATGGAAGGCTACTACCAGGAAACCGGTCGCGCCGGACGTGACGGGCTGCCCAGCACCGCCTGGATGGTGTACGGCCTGGCGGACGTGGTGAACGTGCGCCGCATGCTGGCCTCCAGCGACGCGCCCGAGGAGGTCAAGCGCGTGGAGGCGGCGAAACTCGACGCGCTGCTCACGTACTGCGAGGCTGCCACCTGCCGTAGACAGGTGCTGCTGTCGTACTTCGGCGAGGAACTGCCGGCTCCCTGCGGGAACTGCGACACCTGCCTGAACCCGCCCAGCGTGCGCGACGCGACCCGCGAGGCGCAGATGGCACTGTCCGCCGTGATCCGCACCGGCAACCGCTTCGGCGCCGCCCACCTGACCGACGTGCTGATGGGCCACGCCACCGAACGCGTCGTCAGCCTCGGGCACCACCAGCTGCCCACCTTCGCGGTCGGCGCCGCGCACGACGAGAAGTACTGGCGCGGCCTGCTGCGGCAACTCGTGAGCCTCGGGTACCTCGCCGCCGGGGAACACCACGGCCTGAGCGCCACCGGCAAGGCCCGCGCCATCCTGAAAGGCGAGCAGACCCTCGCCCTGCGCGAGGACACCCTGGCCCCCCGCCCCAGCAAACGCGACCGCGACCGCGCCAGGAGCGGGCCGGGCCGCGCACCCGTCGCGGCCGCCGACCAGCCGCTGTTCGAGGCCCTGCGCGCCTGGAGGCTGGAACGCGCCCGCGCGCAGGGCGTCCCGCCGTACGTGGTGTTCACGGACGCCACCCTGAAAGCCGTCTGCGACCTGAAACCCACCAGTCACGCCCTGCTGGGCACCGTCAGCGGCGTCGGGCAGCGCAAACTCGCCGATTACGGCGACGAGGTCGTGCAGATCGTCCGTGACCACCTGACCGGCACGCCCGCCCCGCAGGCCAGCCCGCAGGAGCGCGGCGTGCGCGAGAACAGCGCCGTGCTGGGCGTCCTGCGCGGCGCTGTTCCCAGCGCCCCGCGCCCGGGCACTCCGGTTCCCAGCACCCCGGCCCTGCTGGACGCCCCGCCCACCCTGTCTGCCACGGCCCGCCCGGACCTCACGGACCGCGTCGCCGACGCCCTGCGCGACCTGCGCCGCGACCTGACCCGCGAGACCGGCCTGAGCGCCTACGTGGTGTTCACGAACGCCACCCTGGACGCCCTGGCCGACCGTCAGCCGCAATCGGTGGCGGCACTGGCCGACATTCCCGGCCTGGGTCCCAAACGACTGGAGAACTACGGCGAGCGCATCGTGCAGGCCATCCGCAGCGTCACGGAGGGCGGCGTCACGGGCGAGTGA
- a CDS encoding N-acetyltransferase family protein has protein sequence MPDLPTADLPTVRPATRADVPAILEIYNHAVLHTTASYDLEPVSLESRLAWFDHKVQDGWPVLVTDRDGVVTGWATFGPFREKPGYRFTAEHSVYVREDCRGAGLGRALLLALIAQARERGLRSLIGGVDAGNAGSLAFHEGLGFRQVAHFRQVGFKFGRWLDLVFLQLPLVEAGVP, from the coding sequence ATGCCCGACCTGCCTACCGCCGACCTGCCCACTGTCCGCCCTGCCACCCGCGCAGACGTTCCGGCCATCCTGGAGATCTACAATCACGCGGTGCTGCACACGACGGCCAGTTACGACCTGGAGCCGGTGAGTCTGGAATCGAGGCTGGCGTGGTTCGATCACAAGGTGCAGGATGGCTGGCCGGTACTGGTGACGGACCGTGACGGAGTGGTGACGGGCTGGGCGACGTTCGGGCCGTTCCGGGAGAAGCCGGGGTACCGGTTCACGGCCGAGCATTCCGTGTACGTCCGGGAGGACTGCCGGGGCGCTGGTCTGGGCCGGGCGCTGCTACTGGCGTTGATCGCGCAGGCGCGGGAGCGTGGGCTGCGCTCGCTGATCGGCGGCGTGGACGCCGGGAACGCCGGGAGCCTCGCGTTTCACGAGGGACTGGGGTTCCGGCAGGTGGCGCACTTCCGGCAGGTGGGGTTCAAGTTCGGGCGCTGGCTGGACCTGGTGTTCCTGCAACTGCCGCTGGTGGAAGCGGGTGTACCCTGA
- a CDS encoding DUF1622 domain-containing protein: MPELVKVWTEYVALGVELTAAVIIGVAALVGAVRALLAFVRPSGAPDAQKESLRLELARWLAVALEFTLAADILRTAIAPTWDDIGKLAAIATLRTLLNYFLQREIDGHHARQEGAAQDAVTRP, encoded by the coding sequence ATGCCTGAACTGGTGAAAGTCTGGACGGAGTACGTGGCGCTGGGGGTGGAACTCACGGCGGCCGTCATCATTGGGGTGGCGGCGCTGGTGGGCGCGGTTCGGGCGCTGCTGGCGTTCGTGCGGCCCAGCGGCGCACCGGACGCTCAGAAGGAGAGCCTGCGGCTGGAACTGGCGCGCTGGCTGGCGGTGGCGCTGGAGTTCACGCTGGCCGCCGACATCCTGCGGACCGCGATCGCCCCCACCTGGGACGACATCGGCAAGCTGGCGGCGATCGCCACGCTGCGCACGTTGCTGAACTACTTCCTGCAACGCGAGATCGACGGACACCACGCCCGGCAGGAGGGCGCAGCCCAGGACGCGGTCACTCGCCCGTGA